A stretch of Kaistella flava (ex Peng et al. 2021) DNA encodes these proteins:
- a CDS encoding phosphatidylserine decarboxylase family protein, with amino-acid sequence MKLHKESKGTIIVASLLFAVIGLISIYFLKMWSLAIIIPLLIIYGLVFWFFRVPHRDILDHKENVIAPVDGKVVMIKEVEEDEFIKGKAIQISIFMSPLNVHICRYPVSGKVIYKKYHPGKYLVAWHEKSSTENERTTLAIESLTNHKVVFRQIAGYVARRIVFYCNEGDHAKAGHEFGFIKFGSRMDIFLPLDTEITCKIGDKTKGGIDVIAKMKE; translated from the coding sequence ATGAAACTACACAAAGAATCCAAAGGAACTATAATCGTAGCGAGTCTACTTTTTGCAGTTATTGGTTTAATATCAATTTATTTCTTAAAGATGTGGAGTTTGGCCATCATCATTCCTTTGCTGATTATTTATGGATTAGTATTTTGGTTTTTCCGTGTTCCACACAGAGACATCCTGGATCACAAAGAAAACGTAATTGCTCCAGTTGATGGAAAAGTGGTAATGATTAAAGAAGTTGAAGAAGATGAATTCATCAAAGGAAAAGCGATTCAGATCTCGATTTTTATGTCACCTTTGAATGTTCACATTTGCCGTTATCCAGTTTCAGGAAAGGTTATTTATAAAAAATACCATCCAGGAAAATACTTGGTTGCTTGGCATGAAAAATCTTCAACAGAAAACGAAAGAACAACACTTGCGATAGAAAGTTTAACCAACCATAAAGTAGTATTCCGCCAGATTGCTGGTTATGTTGCAAGAAGAATTGTATTCTATTGTAATGAAGGTGATCACGCAAAAGCAGGTCACGAATTCGGTTTCATTAAGTTCGGTTCCCGAATGGATATCTTCTTACCTCTTGACACAGAAATCACTTGCAAAATCGGTGATAAAACAAAAGGAGGAATCGATGTAATCGCAAAAATGAAGGAATAA
- a CDS encoding cation:proton antiporter, translating to MLTLLKVSQFDLPLEDPVLKFLVVLIIILSAPLLLNKIKVPHLLGLIIAGAVVGPNGFHILTRDSSIVVTGTTGLLYIMFLAGLEIDLAEFKKNKYKSMGFGAYTFVIPFIIGIAAAHFILHYNWLTSFLFASIFSSHTLISYPLVSKLGVVKNRAVNVTVGGTVITDILALLVLAIVVGMTTGEVNAAFWTKLSVGIIIFAVIVLVGFPIIARWFFKKVSDKISQYIFVLVMIYLAALLAELSGIEAIIGAFLAGLALNKLIPHSSSLMNRVEFVGNAIFIPFFLISVGMLIDVTVFFKDFETIKVALLMITISIGGKYLASIATQKTFSFTKPEGGIIFGLSSASAAATLATVTVGYNIIIGETDLGEPIRLLDESVLNGSILLILISCTISSFVTQKNAEELVKADNENTISETNPETENILLAVNHSNTIEPMTNLALLIKSKNTTENLFALNIINEEKNDSSKKNAETLLNQVVEIGASADVKITKVTRYDTDVIDGINNVIKEYSITDLMIGIDEEKGFSPSFVYNLYSGYLNNNAANILVYHAIQPASTVQKYLVIFPENAAKEPRFFHSLLKVWNLARNSGSKIEFYGNDATIAMIEKIRKKVNIDASFIIFNNWNELPKLFNKMKDNDALILFMAHRTMVSYQSEMHHVPDYLNQHFRERNFLLLFPAHEDEIEYRKDTRDIGNANDFVEIGKIVGKLFK from the coding sequence ATGCTCACGCTCTTAAAAGTGTCTCAATTCGATCTTCCCTTAGAAGATCCAGTTCTTAAGTTTTTGGTGGTTTTAATTATCATTCTCTCTGCACCTCTTTTACTTAATAAAATTAAAGTTCCTCATTTGTTGGGATTAATTATCGCCGGTGCAGTTGTTGGACCGAACGGATTTCATATTCTAACGCGAGACAGCAGCATCGTAGTAACAGGAACTACTGGTTTACTTTACATTATGTTTCTCGCTGGATTAGAAATTGATTTAGCCGAGTTTAAGAAAAACAAATACAAAAGTATGGGCTTTGGTGCTTATACGTTTGTAATTCCTTTTATAATTGGAATCGCTGCAGCACATTTTATACTACACTATAACTGGCTGACTTCCTTCCTATTTGCCAGTATCTTTTCTTCTCACACGCTGATTTCTTATCCGTTGGTTAGCAAATTAGGAGTAGTGAAAAATCGTGCTGTAAATGTCACCGTTGGCGGAACGGTGATTACCGATATTCTTGCGCTTTTGGTTTTAGCAATCGTGGTCGGAATGACGACGGGAGAAGTTAACGCAGCTTTCTGGACCAAACTTTCTGTGGGAATCATTATTTTCGCTGTAATTGTATTAGTTGGATTTCCAATTATTGCTAGATGGTTTTTCAAAAAAGTAAGTGATAAAATATCGCAATACATCTTCGTATTGGTCATGATTTATTTAGCAGCACTTCTTGCAGAGTTATCCGGGATTGAAGCGATTATTGGCGCTTTTCTCGCGGGATTAGCTCTGAATAAATTAATTCCTCATTCTTCCTCATTAATGAATAGAGTTGAATTTGTTGGAAATGCGATCTTTATTCCGTTCTTTCTTATTAGTGTCGGAATGTTGATTGACGTGACGGTTTTCTTTAAAGATTTTGAAACCATAAAAGTTGCTTTGTTAATGATTACCATTTCAATTGGCGGAAAATACTTAGCGTCCATCGCAACTCAGAAAACGTTCTCTTTTACCAAACCAGAAGGCGGGATTATTTTCGGCTTAAGCTCAGCCTCAGCAGCGGCTACATTAGCAACCGTAACCGTTGGTTATAATATTATTATCGGCGAAACAGATTTAGGCGAACCCATCAGATTATTGGATGAAAGCGTTCTAAATGGCAGTATTCTTTTGATTTTAATTTCTTGTACAATTTCTTCTTTTGTTACTCAGAAAAATGCGGAAGAACTGGTAAAAGCTGATAATGAAAATACCATTTCTGAAACGAATCCTGAAACTGAGAATATCTTATTAGCGGTAAATCACAGCAACACGATCGAGCCAATGACGAATCTCGCTTTGTTGATTAAATCTAAAAATACCACTGAAAATCTATTTGCTTTAAATATCATTAATGAAGAAAAAAATGATTCTTCGAAAAAGAATGCAGAGACTTTATTAAATCAAGTTGTTGAAATTGGAGCCTCTGCTGATGTCAAAATAACGAAGGTAACTCGCTATGATACTGATGTTATTGACGGAATTAACAATGTAATTAAAGAATATTCGATTACTGATTTAATGATTGGCATTGATGAAGAAAAAGGATTTTCACCAAGTTTTGTCTATAATTTATACAGCGGCTATTTAAATAATAATGCGGCCAATATTTTAGTTTATCATGCAATACAACCTGCTTCTACCGTTCAAAAATATTTAGTGATTTTTCCAGAAAACGCAGCAAAAGAACCACGCTTTTTCCATTCGTTATTAAAGGTTTGGAACCTTGCCCGAAATTCCGGTTCTAAAATAGAATTCTACGGAAACGATGCAACTATTGCCATGATCGAAAAGATCAGAAAGAAAGTAAACATCGATGCGAGTTTCATAATTTTTAATAACTGGAATGAGTTGCCGAAACTCTTTAATAAAATGAAAGACAATGACGCTTTAATTTTATTCATGGCGCATCGTACAATGGTTTCTTATCAATCTGAAATGCATCATGTCCCGGATTATCTTAATCAACATTTCCGTGAGCGAAATTTCTTATTGCTTTTCCCAGCTCACGAAGATGAAATCGAATATCGAAAAGATACCCGAGATATTGGTAATGCGAATGATTTCGTGGAAATTGGAAAAATTGTAGGGAAGTTATTTAAATAA
- a CDS encoding DUF3820 family protein encodes MIPELRPEILQEICSTEMPFGKYKGTLLVDLPINYLEWFQRQGMPPGKLGMQLSTIYEIKMNGLMDLLTPLRGKAPQAPTKKKVFKF; translated from the coding sequence ATGATTCCCGAATTACGTCCCGAAATATTACAAGAAATCTGTTCAACCGAAATGCCTTTTGGAAAATACAAAGGCACTCTTTTGGTTGATTTACCCATCAATTATTTAGAATGGTTTCAGCGCCAGGGAATGCCGCCCGGTAAATTAGGAATGCAACTTTCTACGATTTATGAAATCAAGATGAATGGATTAATGGATTTGCTTACGCCGTTACGAGGCAAAGCTCCGCAAGCTCCGACTAAGAAGAAGGTTTTTAAGTTTTAG
- a CDS encoding AI-2E family transporter: protein MPNKKHQISEVKIKQFFLLVVIIVLAGLICFHLSLFVPSLLGAITLYVITRKYNLYLQEKLKWKPWVASLVIILGTLVVLILPIYFIADLLIEKLGNASAYMEKFNVFIDKIHDYIYSKTNFDILSEENLAKLKENVAKYSTSALSSTFNTLTVVASMYFILYFMLEKPLFFERLLKSSAPLKRANVNLLGEKIRKMVMANAIGIPVVAIGQGVIALIGYFIFGAPSAILLFALTCIGSMLPIVGAAIVYIPVCIFMIAEGKVGSGLGLAVYCLVVVGLTDNLLRFTLLKKLENIHPLNTVFGIIMGINLFGFMGLIFGPILISITILLIQVYRDEFSEDDRELIMPEPKEIEEKIDLSI from the coding sequence ATGCCAAATAAAAAACATCAAATCAGTGAAGTAAAGATCAAGCAGTTCTTCTTGCTCGTCGTGATTATCGTGCTTGCAGGTTTAATCTGTTTTCATTTATCCTTATTTGTTCCCTCTCTTCTTGGTGCGATAACGCTTTATGTTATTACCAGAAAATACAATTTATATCTCCAGGAAAAGTTAAAGTGGAAACCTTGGGTTGCTTCTTTGGTCATCATTTTGGGAACGTTGGTCGTACTTATTTTGCCAATTTATTTCATTGCCGATCTGCTTATTGAAAAATTAGGAAACGCGTCAGCTTACATGGAAAAGTTCAATGTTTTCATTGATAAAATTCATGATTATATTTATTCTAAAACCAATTTCGATATTTTAAGTGAAGAGAATCTGGCAAAGTTAAAAGAGAACGTTGCTAAGTATTCTACTTCTGCGCTCAGTAGTACTTTCAATACTTTAACCGTAGTGGCTTCGATGTATTTTATATTGTATTTCATGTTAGAAAAGCCACTTTTTTTTGAAAGATTATTGAAAAGTTCCGCACCTCTAAAAAGAGCCAATGTGAATTTATTAGGAGAAAAAATTCGAAAAATGGTGATGGCAAATGCAATTGGAATTCCGGTGGTTGCAATCGGACAAGGTGTTATTGCATTGATTGGTTATTTTATTTTTGGTGCGCCAAGTGCTATTTTATTATTTGCTTTAACTTGTATTGGTTCGATGCTTCCGATTGTGGGAGCGGCGATTGTATATATTCCGGTTTGTATCTTTATGATTGCAGAAGGGAAAGTTGGGTCGGGTTTAGGATTGGCGGTGTATTGTTTAGTTGTCGTAGGATTAACCGATAATTTATTAAGATTTACATTATTAAAGAAACTTGAAAATATTCATCCACTCAATACCGTTTTCGGAATTATTATGGGTATTAATCTGTTTGGTTTTATGGGCTTGATTTTTGGACCGATATTAATTTCGATTACCATTTTGTTAATCCAGGTTTATCGCGATGAATTCTCAGAAGATGACCGCGAGCTTATTATGCCTGAACCGAAAGAAATTGAAGAGAAAATTGATTTAAGTATCTAA
- a CDS encoding beta-carotene 15,15'-monooxygenase: protein MDTFQEFDQPIGPEKSAGAIISHAFEIYKGVFLYAIAALLISFVVSSLVQPISGFNQADLMEEVKSSGGGFPNLWVVPGFVFYSGLSGLVSLLLAPLYVGVIYIANKYNLQESIKFSDLFIGFKQNFVNILIYTLISWIIMVVAFTLCFLPGVFVMPFLLLGYPILLFENASFSEALSKSFSLAKDNYGTFLGTSILGFLVSIAGIFLCGIGIVFTALFYLVVMYSAYCAFCGRPRPIVLKN from the coding sequence ATGGATACTTTTCAAGAATTTGATCAACCAATCGGCCCGGAAAAATCGGCAGGCGCTATTATTTCCCATGCTTTCGAAATATATAAAGGAGTGTTTCTTTATGCGATTGCAGCGCTACTAATTTCTTTTGTAGTTTCGTCATTAGTTCAACCGATTTCAGGATTTAATCAAGCAGATCTTATGGAAGAAGTGAAATCATCTGGTGGTGGTTTTCCAAATTTATGGGTTGTACCAGGTTTTGTATTTTATTCGGGACTATCAGGTTTGGTAAGTCTACTACTAGCACCATTGTATGTGGGAGTTATTTATATCGCCAACAAATATAATCTTCAAGAGTCTATAAAATTCTCTGATTTATTTATTGGTTTCAAACAAAATTTTGTGAACATTTTGATTTACACTTTAATATCGTGGATCATAATGGTAGTTGCATTTACATTGTGCTTTCTTCCAGGTGTTTTTGTGATGCCTTTCCTGTTATTAGGATATCCTATTTTGTTATTTGAAAACGCTAGCTTTTCTGAAGCTTTGAGTAAATCATTTTCTCTTGCTAAAGATAACTACGGCACTTTTTTAGGAACATCGATACTCGGTTTCTTAGTAAGTATTGCAGGAATATTTCTATGTGGAATTGGAATTGTTTTCACGGCGCTTTTCTATCTTGTAGTAATGTATTCAGCTTATTGTGCGTTCTGCGGAAGACCAAGACCCATTGTGCTTAAAAATTAA
- a CDS encoding aminodeoxychorismate synthase component I translates to MLKNNHPNFDKMDELSQQKVPFFFMVDFVVENVLIYTENELKENSLLIDFQNYTNTNHQQEEKSNIQLKSFPESKEDYQKGFDIVQQNLKLGNSYLTNYTCKTKIEINLSLEEIFYLSKAKYKVLYKDEFVFFSPETFVEIIDNQIFTHPMKGTIDAAKENAIEVLKNDVKEKAEHYTVVDLLRNDLSMVADEVKVNEFQRIDFLKTNKKNLYAMSSEISGKLKPEFQNKIGSIMKSLLPAGSILGAPKPKTLEIILEAEKYDRGFYTGVCGWFDGKNLDSCVIIRFIEKESGKLYFKSGGGITHLSTFADEYQEMKNKIYVPIH, encoded by the coding sequence ATGCTAAAAAACAATCATCCGAACTTTGATAAAATGGATGAGCTTTCCCAACAGAAAGTTCCCTTCTTTTTTATGGTTGATTTTGTAGTGGAAAACGTACTGATTTATACTGAAAACGAATTAAAAGAAAATAGCTTATTAATTGATTTTCAAAACTATACAAACACCAATCATCAACAAGAGGAAAAAAGTAATATTCAATTAAAATCGTTTCCAGAAAGTAAAGAGGATTATCAAAAAGGATTTGATATCGTTCAGCAAAATCTGAAATTAGGGAATTCTTATCTCACTAATTATACTTGCAAAACTAAAATTGAAATCAACCTCAGTTTAGAAGAAATATTCTATTTATCGAAAGCAAAATATAAAGTGCTTTATAAAGATGAATTCGTCTTTTTTTCTCCGGAAACTTTTGTTGAAATTATCGATAATCAAATCTTTACGCATCCGATGAAAGGCACAATCGACGCGGCAAAGGAAAATGCGATCGAAGTTTTAAAGAATGATGTTAAAGAAAAAGCCGAACATTATACGGTAGTAGATTTGCTACGAAATGATTTAAGCATGGTCGCTGATGAAGTAAAAGTCAACGAATTTCAACGAATCGATTTCCTTAAAACAAATAAGAAAAATCTCTATGCGATGAGTTCAGAAATTTCGGGGAAACTGAAACCTGAATTTCAGAATAAAATAGGAAGTATAATGAAAAGTTTGCTTCCGGCTGGCTCTATTCTCGGTGCTCCAAAACCAAAAACTTTAGAAATAATTCTGGAAGCAGAAAAGTACGACAGAGGCTTCTATACGGGCGTTTGCGGTTGGTTCGACGGAAAGAATCTGGATTCCTGCGTGATTATTAGATTCATCGAAAAAGAAAGTGGAAAACTTTATTTTAAAAGTGGTGGTGGCATCACTCATTTGAGTACTTTTGCCGACGAGTATCAAGAAATGAAAAACAAAATATATGTCCCAATTCATTGA
- a CDS encoding aminotransferase class IV, which yields MSQFIESIKVEDKEIFLLDQHQKRVNETFSYFGKEVSINLADIFKSLEHDEDGLYKLRIVYDLTGTYRTQMIPYAMSEISDFQLVENNSYDYSFKFEDRKELEKMKILSKAAEIIIVKNNHITDSSYSNLLFKKGKDWFTPKTFLLNGVQRQHLLKSKKIKEAEITLQNLNDYSHFQLINAMNEFDDAYSYPINCIKNLPKNSDQIEL from the coding sequence ATGTCCCAATTCATTGAAAGCATTAAGGTAGAAGACAAGGAAATATTTCTCTTAGACCAACATCAGAAACGCGTCAATGAAACGTTTTCTTATTTTGGTAAAGAAGTATCGATCAACTTAGCCGATATTTTTAAAAGCTTGGAACATGATGAAGATGGCCTTTACAAACTAAGAATCGTTTACGATTTAACTGGAACTTACAGGACGCAGATGATTCCGTATGCGATGTCTGAAATCAGCGATTTTCAGTTGGTTGAAAATAATTCGTACGATTATTCATTCAAATTCGAAGACCGAAAAGAACTCGAAAAAATGAAAATTTTATCGAAAGCTGCAGAAATTATTATTGTAAAAAACAATCATATTACGGACTCTTCTTATTCTAATCTCCTATTTAAAAAAGGAAAAGACTGGTTTACGCCAAAAACCTTTTTATTGAATGGCGTTCAAAGACAGCATTTACTTAAATCAAAGAAAATTAAAGAAGCCGAAATCACCTTGCAAAATCTGAACGACTATTCTCATTTTCAATTGATTAATGCGATGAATGAATTCGACGACGCGTACAGTTATCCGATCAACTGCATTAAGAATTTACCAAAGAATTCTGACCAAATAGAACTATAA
- the menD gene encoding 2-succinyl-5-enolpyruvyl-6-hydroxy-3-cyclohexene-1-carboxylic-acid synthase — protein sequence MKQFSSKRSIQILAHLLKEYGIFDIVISPGSRNAPLAIHFSETDDFNCYSIVDERSAAFVGMGMAKSIKKPVALTCTSGSAAANYYPAITEAFYQNTPLLILTADRPIDFVDIFDGQTIRQKDLYQQHSYGDFQLLEDSMENADEENFSIIKKAIEVCFEKQGPVHINIPLEEPLYNMVSELPNFPPVEKTIRETTYDLPPNLVAEWNTSKRIMLLVGTRDYSEELEMQLTQLVKNHSVVVLKEANSNLKHDKFFAHIDRYIFNFNEADFKTYAPDLLITVGQNVVSKKVKQFLRKANPKCHWHIDEVWHPDTFFALTEKVKATPEKFFAKLLNFISLEPSPYFNLWDVLRDKRDLKHDEYCIGTTFSDFKLFELLSKQLPEKTNLHISNSSAIRYAQLFNFDNNRIYCNRGTSGIDGSTSTAMGFAMKSQKQTVLVTGDMSFFYDINGLWNNYIPPYTRIIVFNNGGGDIFKIIPGPSSTNALDEFILTKHHKNAEHLAMHFGFAYTKVDDEITLSRVLDNFFKHDEKAKILEVDTSAVENAEVLKGYFEFLKS from the coding sequence ATGAAACAATTCTCTTCCAAACGAAGCATTCAGATATTAGCCCATTTATTAAAAGAGTACGGAATTTTCGATATCGTTATTTCTCCCGGCTCCCGAAATGCACCGTTGGCGATTCACTTTTCAGAAACCGATGACTTTAACTGTTACAGTATTGTGGATGAAAGAAGTGCTGCTTTTGTTGGAATGGGAATGGCGAAAAGCATTAAAAAACCTGTAGCTTTAACTTGTACAAGTGGCTCGGCTGCGGCGAATTATTATCCGGCAATTACGGAAGCGTTTTATCAAAATACGCCGTTGTTAATTTTAACGGCCGATCGTCCGATTGATTTTGTTGATATTTTTGATGGTCAAACGATTCGTCAGAAAGATCTTTATCAACAACATTCTTACGGAGATTTTCAGTTGCTCGAAGATTCAATGGAAAACGCCGACGAGGAAAATTTTTCTATTATTAAAAAAGCGATTGAAGTTTGTTTTGAAAAACAAGGTCCAGTTCATATTAATATTCCGTTAGAAGAACCGCTTTATAATATGGTTTCGGAACTTCCGAACTTTCCACCAGTTGAGAAAACCATTCGGGAAACGACTTATGATTTGCCTCCAAATTTAGTGGCAGAATGGAATACTTCGAAAAGAATTATGCTTCTAGTAGGTACGAGAGATTACAGTGAAGAACTGGAAATGCAGTTAACTCAATTGGTTAAAAATCACAGTGTTGTTGTTTTAAAGGAAGCCAATTCTAATTTGAAACACGATAAGTTTTTTGCCCATATCGATCGTTATATTTTTAATTTTAATGAAGCTGATTTTAAAACGTACGCACCGGATTTATTAATTACGGTCGGACAAAATGTAGTTTCCAAGAAAGTAAAACAGTTTTTACGAAAAGCGAATCCGAAATGTCACTGGCATATTGATGAGGTTTGGCATCCTGATACGTTCTTCGCTTTGACGGAAAAAGTAAAAGCAACGCCTGAAAAGTTTTTTGCTAAATTATTAAATTTCATTTCATTGGAGCCAAGTCCTTATTTTAATCTGTGGGATGTTTTACGTGATAAAAGAGATTTAAAACACGATGAATATTGTATAGGAACAACGTTTTCTGATTTTAAATTATTTGAATTGCTTTCTAAACAACTGCCGGAAAAGACCAATTTACATATTAGTAATTCTTCTGCGATTCGATATGCGCAGCTATTTAATTTCGATAATAATAGAATTTACTGTAATCGCGGAACAAGTGGAATTGATGGCTCGACTTCAACGGCGATGGGATTTGCAATGAAATCTCAAAAGCAAACCGTTTTGGTTACAGGAGACATGAGTTTCTTTTATGACATCAATGGTTTGTGGAACAATTATATTCCACCTTATACCCGAATTATTGTCTTTAATAATGGAGGAGGAGATATTTTCAAAATTATTCCGGGACCAAGTTCTACGAATGCTTTGGATGAATTTATCCTGACGAAGCATCACAAAAATGCAGAACATTTGGCCATGCATTTTGGATTTGCCTATACTAAAGTGGATGATGAAATTACCCTTTCGCGAGTTTTAGATAATTTCTTTAAACATGATGAAAAGGCGAAGATCCTGGAAGTTGATACTTCTGCCGTCGAAAATGCTGAAGTTTTAAAAGGATATTTCGAATTTTTGAAATCTTAA
- a CDS encoding type II toxin-antitoxin system RelE/ParE family toxin: MKYFITLSDQAQEDLEETNDYYLKKSHSLLDKFWNDLDKTLARLSENPLQFQERYKGNRIVFLEYFPFGVHYFLNGKEIEVFRILHTKRKF, from the coding sequence ATGAAATATTTCATTACTCTTTCAGATCAAGCACAAGAAGACCTCGAAGAAACGAATGATTATTACTTAAAAAAGAGTCACTCTTTACTTGATAAATTTTGGAATGATCTAGACAAAACTCTTGCAAGGCTGTCTGAAAACCCGCTTCAGTTTCAAGAAAGATACAAAGGTAACAGAATCGTTTTTCTAGAATATTTCCCATTCGGAGTACACTATTTTTTGAATGGAAAAGAAATTGAAGTTTTTAGAATCCTTCATACAAAAAGAAAATTCTAA
- a CDS encoding isopenicillin N synthase family dioxygenase: MKQIPSVDLRDFLSGEPERKQKFVNEIGKAYEDIGFVALKGHFLNDQLVDELYGEVKQFFDLPVETKQKYEIPGIGGQRGYVGFGKETAKGFKKGDLKEFWHFGQYLEDGSKYAAEYPDNVEVTENPKFNVVGKEAYQMLEKTGVYVLRALALYLGLDEFYFDKYVAEGNSILRPIHYPPITQEPDNAVRAAAHGDINLITLLMGAQGKGLQVMNHEGEWIDAIAQPDELMINVGDMLSRHTNNKLKSTIHQVVNPPRELWGTSRYSIPFFMHPVSEMPLNALENCVDENHPKLYEDTTAGEYLHERLVELGLIKK; this comes from the coding sequence ATGAAACAGATCCCAAGTGTGGATTTGCGTGATTTCCTTTCGGGTGAACCGGAACGCAAACAAAAATTTGTAAATGAAATCGGAAAAGCATACGAAGATATTGGCTTCGTTGCGCTAAAAGGTCACTTCTTGAATGACCAATTGGTTGATGAACTTTATGGCGAAGTAAAACAATTCTTTGATCTTCCAGTAGAAACAAAACAGAAATACGAAATCCCCGGAATCGGTGGACAACGTGGTTATGTAGGTTTCGGAAAAGAAACTGCAAAAGGTTTCAAAAAAGGAGATCTTAAAGAGTTTTGGCATTTCGGACAGTATCTGGAAGACGGCTCAAAATACGCAGCTGAATATCCGGATAATGTAGAAGTTACAGAAAATCCTAAATTCAACGTGGTTGGAAAAGAAGCCTACCAAATGTTGGAGAAAACGGGCGTTTATGTTTTGAGAGCTTTGGCGTTGTACCTTGGTTTAGATGAGTTTTATTTCGATAAATACGTCGCTGAAGGAAACTCTATCTTAAGACCAATTCACTATCCGCCGATTACTCAGGAACCTGACAACGCAGTTCGTGCTGCTGCTCATGGCGACATCAATTTGATTACGTTATTGATGGGCGCACAAGGAAAAGGTCTTCAGGTAATGAATCATGAAGGCGAATGGATTGACGCCATTGCGCAACCAGACGAATTGATGATCAACGTTGGCGATATGTTGTCGAGACATACCAATAACAAACTGAAATCTACGATTCACCAAGTGGTTAATCCGCCAAGAGAATTGTGGGGAACTTCTAGATATTCGATTCCGTTTTTTATGCATCCGGTGAGCGAAATGCCGCTGAATGCTTTAGAAAATTGTGTGGATGAAAATCATCCGAAATTGTATGAAGATACAACAGCGGGAGAATATCTTCATGAAAGATTGGTTGAACTTGGTTTGATCAAAAAATAA
- a CDS encoding DUF6252 family protein, with the protein MKKLILLSLLSIGLFSACKDREADPNVLPEATQSGKNTGGALVDGKVWVAKIAYPDLNGGGVNATMYEHANGKYKMKIVFQQANNINNRIVIYISDVDEIVNRIYKLDNNNVAGYEKGLDYLQYYTTNTDFDGSITFSKFDKINKIASGTFNFKAKNSAGQVVTITDGRFDKRFL; encoded by the coding sequence ATGAAAAAACTTATTCTTCTATCCTTACTTTCAATAGGACTTTTCTCTGCTTGCAAAGACCGCGAAGCAGACCCCAACGTTCTCCCCGAAGCCACACAATCTGGTAAAAACACAGGTGGTGCATTGGTAGATGGAAAAGTGTGGGTTGCAAAAATCGCTTATCCCGATCTTAATGGTGGGGGTGTTAATGCTACAATGTATGAACATGCAAATGGGAAATATAAAATGAAAATTGTTTTCCAACAAGCGAATAACATAAATAATCGCATTGTTATTTATATTTCTGATGTAGATGAAATCGTAAATCGAATCTATAAATTAGATAATAATAATGTTGCAGGATATGAAAAAGGATTAGATTATTTACAATATTATACAACAAATACAGATTTTGATGGCAGTATTACCTTTTCAAAATTTGATAAAATAAATAAAATAGCATCTGGTACATTTAATTTTAAAGCAAAAAATTCTGCTGGACAAGTTGTAACGATTACTGACGGTCGTTTTGATAAAAGATTCCTTTAA